One segment of Gammaproteobacteria bacterium DNA contains the following:
- a CDS encoding YciI family protein, whose product MKYLCLIYSEEKKLEAISDSECVANAEPLKKSGQMIAAAPLQPVSTAATVRVRNGKVSITDGPFAETKEQLAGFYLIEARDLNEAIQVAATIPPARVGSIEVRPVRECSIDPNEETRPCDS is encoded by the coding sequence ATGAAGTACCTGTGCCTTATCTACAGCGAAGAAAAGAAGCTGGAAGCCATATCCGATAGCGAGTGCGTCGCGAACGCGGAACCGCTCAAGAAGAGCGGGCAAATGATCGCCGCCGCGCCGCTTCAGCCCGTCAGTACCGCCGCCACGGTCCGGGTCCGAAACGGCAAGGTGTCGATTACCGACGGACCGTTCGCCGAAACGAAAGAGCAGCTTGCCGGTTTTTATTTAATAGAAGCCAGAGATCTCAACGAGGCCATTCAGGTGGCGGCGACGATTCCGCCGGCGCGGGTGGGAAGTATCGAGGTACGTCCGGTCAGAGAATGTAGTATCGACCCCAACGAGGAGACACGACCATGCGATTCATGA
- a CDS encoding GFA family protein, producing MNYKGSCHCGKVAFEVEGNVDRAMSCNCSICQCKGSLLWFVPREKLRLLTPEENANTYLFNKHIIKHRFCPTCGIHPYAEGTDPKGNRTAAINIRCLEGIELSSVPVTQFDGRSL from the coding sequence ATGAACTACAAAGGAAGCTGCCACTGCGGAAAGGTGGCATTCGAAGTGGAAGGCAACGTCGATCGTGCCATGTCGTGCAACTGTTCGATATGCCAATGCAAGGGCTCGCTACTTTGGTTTGTCCCGCGCGAGAAGCTGCGCCTGCTGACGCCGGAGGAGAATGCGAACACCTACCTGTTTAACAAACACATCATCAAGCATCGCTTCTGTCCTACCTGCGGCATTCATCCGTACGCTGAAGGAACCGATCCCAAGGGTAATCGTACGGCCGCTATCAATATTCGCTGCCTTGAAGGCATCGAATTGTCGTCAGTGCCGGTAACGCAGTTCGACGGTCGCTCGCTATGA
- a CDS encoding sel1 repeat family protein, protein MLPQRLVTAGVGVFGLLILIAACISNADTPSDKRWALCRSIPPDPNKPSPDGIGPSDQLFRRINACESLLKGNKDPDLHFYIGRLSYSLGMDKKAIEQLRLGRNAGSAKATTALAWMVESNDLSAKEAGGEFRALYEEAAARGDPIAQVRLAHIIRANSENPIDRVRAIALLEKAAAQGDVEANYWLGWHYSHFAEGPDGNFEPADKVRALQHYERSARGGFERAVDELKRLGKDVSGYRVLSEREIPDAIFRP, encoded by the coding sequence ATGTTACCTCAGAGACTAGTGACGGCCGGCGTCGGCGTGTTCGGCTTGTTGATCCTGATCGCCGCCTGCATTTCCAACGCCGACACCCCGTCCGACAAGCGCTGGGCCTTGTGCCGATCGATTCCGCCCGATCCTAATAAACCGTCGCCAGACGGTATCGGCCCCAGCGACCAATTGTTTCGTCGAATCAACGCCTGTGAATCGTTGCTGAAGGGCAACAAGGACCCGGATCTGCATTTCTATATCGGCCGCCTATCGTATTCGCTGGGCATGGACAAGAAGGCCATCGAGCAGTTGCGCCTCGGTCGCAACGCCGGCAGCGCCAAGGCCACGACGGCGCTCGCGTGGATGGTCGAAAGCAACGATCTCTCCGCGAAAGAGGCCGGCGGCGAATTCCGGGCGCTCTACGAAGAAGCCGCGGCCCGCGGAGATCCTATTGCGCAGGTAAGACTAGCCCACATCATTCGCGCCAACTCCGAAAACCCGATCGATCGCGTTCGCGCCATCGCCCTCTTGGAAAAAGCCGCGGCTCAAGGGGATGTCGAGGCGAACTATTGGCTCGGGTGGCACTATTCGCACTTTGCCGAAGGGCCGGACGGGAACTTTGAGCCCGCCGATAAGGTGCGCGCCCTTCAGCATTACGAACGCTCGGCTCGTGGGGGTTTTGAGCGGGCCGTCGACGAGTTGAAGCGGTTGGGTAAGGACGTTTCGGGCTATCGCGTTCTCAGCGAGAGAGAAATTCCAGATGCGATATTTCGGCCTTAG
- a CDS encoding SRPBCC family protein, translated as MFKTIAIVIVVLIAAVLIYAATKPDSFSVQRSARIKAAPDKIFAFITDFHRWGAWSPYEKIDPGMKRTFSGAPAGKGAVYEWDGNGRIGQGRMEITAATPPSKIAIQLDFFRPFKANSMTEFAIEPQGDTTNVTWTMSGPQPFMAKVMSIFCSMDKMVGKDFDAGLADLKVVAEK; from the coding sequence ATGTTTAAAACCATTGCCATCGTCATCGTTGTACTGATCGCCGCCGTTCTTATTTACGCGGCGACTAAACCAGATTCTTTTAGCGTCCAACGTTCGGCCCGCATCAAGGCGGCGCCGGATAAGATCTTCGCGTTCATCACCGATTTCCATCGGTGGGGCGCGTGGTCGCCGTACGAAAAAATCGATCCGGGCATGAAGCGCACGTTCAGCGGCGCCCCCGCCGGCAAGGGTGCGGTCTATGAATGGGACGGCAACGGCCGGATCGGTCAGGGACGCATGGAGATTACCGCTGCCACGCCGCCGTCGAAGATCGCCATCCAACTCGATTTCTTCCGCCCGTTCAAGGCGAACAGCATGACCGAATTCGCCATAGAACCGCAGGGCGACACGACGAACGTGACCTGGACGATGTCCGGACCGCAACCGTTCATGGCCAAGGTGATGAGCATCTTTTGTAGTATGGACAAAATGGTCGGTAAGGACTTCGACGCCGGCCTTGCCGACTTGAAGGTCGTCGCCGAAAAATAG
- a CDS encoding YciI family protein — translation MKFLCLICAETVMEQMPEADAKAHFQEYVEFTRNIKQSGHFIGANRLKPVDTATTLRVRNGKVTITDGPFAETKEQFGGYYLIEAKDLDEAIHVAAKIPGARFGCVELRPVADDPQTRALGFDAVTSAH, via the coding sequence ATGAAATTTTTATGCCTGATCTGTGCCGAAACCGTGATGGAGCAAATGCCCGAGGCCGACGCAAAAGCGCATTTTCAGGAGTACGTCGAATTTACCCGCAACATCAAGCAGAGCGGTCACTTCATCGGCGCGAATCGGCTGAAGCCGGTGGATACCGCAACCACGCTGCGGGTACGCAACGGCAAGGTCACGATTACCGACGGACCGTTTGCAGAGACGAAGGAACAGTTCGGCGGTTATTACCTCATCGAGGCCAAGGATCTCGACGAGGCCATTCATGTAGCGGCGAAAATTCCGGGCGCCCGATTCGGTTGTGTCGAGCTGCGGCCGGTCGCGGATGATCCGCAAACACGCGCGCTCGGATTTGATGCTGTAACTAGCGCACATTAG
- a CDS encoding polyisoprenoid-binding protein: protein MTKFLPFVSLLVLAGTGAAAAPVTYEIDPNHTYPSFEADHMGISMWRGKFNKTTGTLTLDKAASKGAVDVAIDIDSVDFGHEEMHSKAVGPEFFDAAKYPEAHYQGKLAGFTKGVPTRVDGELTLHGVTKPVVLKINSFKCIPHPMLKRELCGADASGTFKRDEFGLDAGKPYGFKMDVTLRIQMEAIAADGQKQ, encoded by the coding sequence ATGACGAAATTTTTGCCATTCGTTTCACTGCTGGTGCTGGCCGGCACCGGTGCCGCCGCCGCACCGGTGACTTACGAAATCGATCCGAACCACACCTATCCGAGCTTCGAAGCCGACCACATGGGCATCTCGATGTGGCGCGGTAAATTCAACAAGACCACCGGCACGCTGACACTGGATAAGGCCGCGAGTAAGGGCGCCGTCGATGTTGCCATCGACATCGACAGCGTCGACTTCGGCCACGAAGAGATGCACAGCAAGGCGGTTGGCCCGGAATTCTTCGACGCCGCCAAATATCCCGAGGCGCATTACCAGGGCAAGCTCGCCGGTTTTACCAAGGGCGTTCCTACTCGCGTCGATGGCGAATTAACGCTGCATGGTGTCACCAAGCCGGTTGTCTTGAAGATCAATTCCTTCAAGTGCATTCCGCACCCGATGTTGAAGCGTGAGCTTTGCGGCGCCGATGCCAGCGGCACGTTCAAGCGCGACGAGTTCGGACTCGACGCCGGCAAGCCCTACGGCTTCAAGATGGATGTGACGTTGCGGATTCAAATGGAAGCCATCGCTGCCGACGGCCAAAAGCAGTGA
- a CDS encoding DHA2 family efflux MFS transporter permease subunit, whose translation MVHPDRRWLAMIVLCLGTLMIVLDTTIVNVALPSIKEDLLFSDAALAWVVNAYMLTFGGFLLLGGRLGDLFGQRRLFLIGLTLFTLASAACGLASSQVFLVGARAVQGLGGAVVSAVALSLIMTLFTEPAERAKAMGVYGFVAAGGGSIGVLLGGLLTNALDWHWIFLVNIPVGVIVFVLCRILLPASRGQGLARHLDVAGAVTITSSLLLAVYAIVNGNDAGWTSTQTLGLLGVAAALLVLFIAIEARIRSPLMPLGLFRLRRVAISNVVGVLWAAAMFAWFFLSALYLQLVLGYSPLQVGLAFLPANLIMAAFSLGLSAKLVMRFGIRAPIAVGMLLVAFGLALFACAPVDGTFVVDVLPSMLLLGLGAGMALNPVLLAAMSDVAPTEAGLASGIVNTSFMMGGALGLAILASVAASRSHNLLADGAYQLAALTGGYHIAFLIGAVFAMTAAVLAVALLRPSAKPKQEHNLNPASVSARAD comes from the coding sequence ATGGTCCACCCCGACCGCCGTTGGCTAGCGATGATCGTGCTTTGCCTCGGTACGCTGATGATCGTGCTCGACACAACCATCGTGAACGTGGCACTGCCGTCGATCAAAGAGGATCTGCTCTTTTCCGACGCGGCGCTCGCTTGGGTCGTGAACGCGTACATGCTCACCTTCGGCGGCTTTCTATTGCTCGGTGGGCGCCTCGGCGATCTCTTCGGACAGCGGCGGTTATTCCTCATCGGCCTTACGCTGTTCACGTTAGCCTCGGCCGCCTGCGGCCTGGCGAGCTCGCAAGTTTTTCTCGTCGGTGCCCGCGCCGTTCAGGGACTCGGTGGTGCGGTGGTATCGGCGGTCGCGCTATCGTTGATCATGACGTTATTCACCGAGCCGGCTGAGCGCGCCAAGGCCATGGGGGTGTACGGCTTCGTCGCCGCCGGTGGCGGCTCGATCGGCGTGTTGCTTGGCGGTTTGCTGACCAACGCGCTCGACTGGCATTGGATTTTTCTCGTCAATATTCCGGTCGGTGTCATCGTCTTCGTGCTATGCCGAATCTTGTTGCCCGCAAGTCGCGGACAAGGGCTGGCGCGACATCTCGACGTCGCCGGCGCCGTTACGATAACCAGTTCGCTCTTGCTCGCCGTCTACGCCATCGTCAACGGCAACGACGCCGGCTGGACGTCGACGCAAACGCTCGGTCTGCTCGGTGTCGCTGCCGCGTTGTTGGTGCTCTTCATTGCTATCGAAGCGCGCATTCGTTCACCGCTCATGCCGCTCGGTCTGTTCCGGCTGCGCCGCGTAGCGATATCGAACGTCGTCGGCGTTCTATGGGCGGCGGCGATGTTCGCCTGGTTCTTTCTGTCGGCGCTCTATCTGCAATTGGTACTCGGCTACAGCCCGCTCCAAGTCGGTCTCGCATTTCTGCCGGCCAATTTAATTATGGCGGCATTCTCGCTCGGTCTCTCCGCCAAGCTCGTCATGCGTTTCGGTATCCGCGCGCCGATAGCGGTGGGGATGTTGTTGGTCGCCTTCGGTCTGGCGCTGTTCGCTTGTGCACCGGTCGACGGGACTTTCGTCGTCGACGTTTTGCCAAGCATGCTGTTGCTTGGCCTCGGTGCCGGTATGGCGCTCAACCCGGTGCTGCTCGCCGCCATGAGCGACGTCGCACCGACCGAAGCCGGTCTGGCCTCGGGTATCGTCAACACGTCGTTCATGATGGGCGGCGCACTCGGGCTCGCGATTCTCGCCAGTGTCGCTGCCTCTCGCAGTCACAATTTGCTCGCCGATGGCGCCTATCAACTCGCGGCGCTTACCGGCGGTTATCACATCGCTTTCTTGATCGGCGCCGTCTTTGCCATGACCGCGGCGGTACTCGCGGTCGCATTGCTCCGGCCAAGCGCCAAGCCCAAACAGGAACATAACCTGAATCCGGCGAGTGTCAGCGCGCGGGCGGACTGA
- a CDS encoding YciI family protein yields the protein MRFMIIVKATQESEAGVMPEEKLIAAMANYHEELQKAGVLVDASGLQASSQGFRVKYSGAKRTVVDGPFAETKELIAGYTIINVKSPEAAREWAQRFPNPRGEGLDTEIEVRRFFELEDFAPSAAVERFREMEMGTK from the coding sequence ATGCGATTCATGATTATCGTTAAGGCAACTCAAGAGTCGGAAGCCGGCGTCATGCCGGAAGAGAAGTTGATCGCCGCCATGGCGAACTACCACGAAGAACTGCAAAAGGCCGGGGTACTCGTCGATGCTTCCGGGTTACAGGCGAGCTCCCAGGGTTTTCGCGTCAAATATTCCGGTGCCAAGCGCACGGTCGTCGACGGGCCGTTCGCCGAAACCAAGGAACTCATCGCCGGTTACACCATTATTAACGTGAAATCGCCAGAAGCGGCGCGAGAGTGGGCCCAGCGTTTTCCCAATCCGCGCGGCGAAGGACTGGACACCGAGATCGAAGTTCGCCGGTTCTTCGAGCTGGAAGACTTTGCCCCAAGCGCGGCGGTCGAGCGGTTCCGCGAGATGGAAATGGGGACGAAGTAA
- a CDS encoding RNA polymerase sigma factor: MRETWHRIFILLPSLSGISLFPRLPLFQFSRSKADEVSVATCCPWSGKKAVPIIRTAGGLLWHCVITERGSALNVHATDQVREVVDAIYRTESRRVLATLIRLLGGFELAEEALHDAFIAAVEQWQRDGVPANPRAWLVSTGRFKAIDKIRRRARFDASLVELVDELDVAASPDEPDDEGMEDDRLRLIFTCCHPALSADAQVALTLREVCGLTTEEIARAFLTTPPTLAQRIVRAKTKIRDARIPYQVPAATDLPDRLDAVLRVIYLVFNEGYSASSGASLMRPDLSGEAIRLGRLLIELLPEPEALGLLALMLLHESRRAARSSPTGEIILLDNQDRSLWDQTSIAEGSALVERALISRRFGPYTLQAAITAVHAEAPNAAATDWAQIVGIYDLIMRADASPVIELNRAVAVAMRDGPLAGLLLVDELLARGELADYHLAHAARADLCRRLGKHSDARTSYERALALVQQEPERRFLERRLAELQN; encoded by the coding sequence ATGAGGGAAACGTGGCACCGTATTTTCATTTTGTTACCGTCTCTTAGCGGTATCTCGCTGTTTCCCCGTTTACCGCTGTTCCAGTTCTCGCGCTCAAAAGCAGATGAAGTAAGCGTCGCCACCTGTTGCCCCTGGTCTGGTAAAAAAGCCGTGCCGATCATACGAACGGCAGGTGGATTATTATGGCATTGCGTAATAACTGAACGAGGCTCTGCTTTGAACGTGCATGCCACCGACCAGGTGCGCGAAGTGGTGGATGCCATCTACCGCACCGAGTCACGCCGCGTGCTCGCGACGTTAATCCGTCTGCTCGGCGGCTTCGAGCTTGCCGAGGAAGCGTTGCACGATGCATTCATCGCCGCGGTCGAGCAATGGCAGCGCGACGGTGTGCCGGCTAACCCGCGTGCGTGGCTGGTGTCGACCGGGCGCTTCAAGGCGATCGATAAAATCCGCCGGCGCGCGCGCTTCGACGCGTCGCTGGTGGAGTTGGTCGACGAACTGGATGTCGCCGCCAGCCCCGATGAGCCGGACGACGAGGGCATGGAAGACGACCGTTTGCGGCTGATCTTTACGTGCTGCCATCCGGCGTTGTCGGCGGATGCGCAAGTGGCACTGACGTTGCGCGAAGTCTGCGGGCTCACGACCGAAGAGATCGCGCGTGCGTTTCTGACGACGCCGCCGACATTGGCGCAGCGAATCGTGCGCGCCAAGACCAAGATCCGCGATGCGCGCATTCCGTATCAAGTGCCGGCGGCGACCGACTTGCCGGATCGGCTCGATGCGGTGCTGCGTGTCATCTATCTCGTGTTCAACGAAGGTTACTCGGCGTCGTCGGGGGCGTCGTTGATGCGGCCCGATCTATCGGGCGAGGCGATTCGTTTGGGGCGATTGCTCATCGAGTTGTTGCCGGAACCCGAGGCGCTGGGGTTGTTGGCGTTGATGTTACTGCACGAATCGCGTCGTGCTGCCCGCAGCTCGCCGACCGGCGAAATTATTTTGTTGGACAACCAAGACCGCTCGCTTTGGGACCAAACGTCGATCGCCGAGGGCTCAGCGCTGGTCGAGCGCGCGCTGATATCGCGCCGCTTCGGGCCGTACACGTTGCAAGCGGCGATCACCGCGGTGCACGCCGAGGCGCCGAATGCGGCGGCTACCGATTGGGCACAAATCGTCGGCATTTACGACCTGATCATGCGTGCGGATGCTTCGCCGGTGATCGAGCTGAATCGCGCCGTGGCGGTGGCGATGCGCGATGGTCCGCTGGCAGGACTGCTGTTGGTCGATGAGCTGCTGGCGCGCGGCGAGCTTGCGGACTACCACCTAGCACACGCGGCGCGGGCCGATCTGTGCCGGCGCCTCGGAAAGCACAGCGACGCCCGCACCTCCTACGAACGGGCACTGGCGCTCGTGCAACAGGAACCCGAACGGCGGTTTCTCGAGCGGCGGTTGGCCGAGCTGCAAAATTAA